The Lolium rigidum isolate FL_2022 chromosome 2, APGP_CSIRO_Lrig_0.1, whole genome shotgun sequence genomic interval atactgctatatgatactatgcactatgatcaGCCTAAGAATTGTGTTGCTAGGAGCAAGTGTCATGCTAGTTGTACATGCATGAGTTTGGCGTTGACTACTTGTGAGGGGCGAAGCCCCCAGTAGGGTAAGGCAGGACAGCCGTCCTATCTTGATTTTTTGTGAATACATTCAGATGCACATGTTTTCTTTGAACAATCTGAGTGGTTGTATGTTCAAAAAGAACTCTATATGATAAAGTTATGCTTGTTTAGTGAACATTGCGTAAAACCGGCTTCAAACAAAAAATTAGGACTACATATTAAAAATATATACTCATTTTCTAGGTTCAATGTGAATAAAATTGCTTGCACGTACCATGGAGATTTATCATGGATCTTACTATATATACTACAAGATAACCTTTAGCTATTCATCGTTCGTACATGGAGAATTGGAGAATTTCAAGTGACGGATATTCAAAAGTTTTGGTCTATAGAATTATTTTCATAAAAAAATGCGCCTAGATATATCTAGATTTTAAAAAATCTAAGACATCCAATTATGAACGAGGGAGTACCGATAATGTCACCTCAATGGTAAGGCTTGACcctttttatggacagaggtagtatgtttttaggttctacttataaccaaatatgtttctatttttgttgtaCTAAGTGATTGTGTTAGAATCATATATAACAACAATGTCTCAAGGCTATTTTGATCTTTGCATCATCTTTTACAGTTCGTCCTGCCCCAAATTAttttcgtccttcgccactgCTACTTATTTGTTTGCAAATCCCACTGTAATTATACTTGTTGGAGACATCTGTGATTTcatattagagcaagtacaatagagtccagtcagctgactataagatattaaataatatattttaggtgagttggaggagagagaagaggagaaagaatggaggtgAGGCTACTTATCGCGATAGTTAGGCTCACTACGCGTCTTCCTAGGCACGcttgtgagagtgaaaagtgggccatatattagtaaagtactacattcttatagacaactattgtacatgttagctatatgatgactacaaatgatatgacatcttgttatagccaacagttggctatactattggaattgctcttaatgCATGCCATTGCCCAAGCACGGTCCGAGGCCGTTGCCGTGAAGCAAATTCCCACGTCGTCAGCCGCTGAATAAGACATGAATGTAGCTATCTTGAAGGGAAATAATTGATCCCACATGCGGCCTTAGCAAGGAAAGAGTTGTACTCCGTTGTCATTCTCCGATCAAGGGTTCTCAACTTACTCAGATATAGTAGCTAGATAGAATGCGGATGCTAATTTTGTTGCAACAATAATTCTGCCATGGAGCTTGAAACTGCTACCGCACATGCCCTATCTCTCCGGAACAAGCTGTCCTTATCTGGTGCGATCGTGATCCACTGCAGAGGATGAGCATTATTCATGGCTTGCCTATTAGGCAAGCGAGGGCGGCAGGCGTCAGTTGTGCgaaaataagagcatctccagtcgcgtcccccaaaccgtcacccaaaccgcgccggatcgagcgtttgggggacgtgtttcgttcgtgccgcgtttgggggacgtcgctccccagccgcgtcccccaaacgccgcccccaaacattaaaagtattttttttgactagaaagaaactatttaataatattcaaatcggttgaacataaacaaattatatataaaacttcgaaaaaatataattaaatacatataaactatctacttcttcttcttcgccgatggccccgcctcgtcgtcgtcatcgcggtggcgcttctgctcgtcacctcttccgaagaggcggtgtcggcgctcgacgcgtcgtcgtcgccggtgctcgtcggctgcgccttggccttggccttggccttggcggccttggccttggcggccttcgccttggcggccttcgccttggaagccttcgccttggccgccttcgccttcgcacgggccaccgccgccgccgcggcctcgctctcttcttcctcactcCTCCCGGCCCGAGccattcctcctcgtcgtcagccggcggcggggaatcgtcgccggccgctcggcgtcccggctttgtcccaccaatggcgccggccGACGGGCTTTCCctcggccggaggtgtcggacgggaggccgggagatgtagctcatcgtcgccggaggtgtcggatggaagcttggatgaatgacggcgtacgtacgggtcttattgagcgcggatgaacggcggcgcgaggtcgaagagagcggcggttgctcttccgaggagtcggcgctccattccggcggggttggcgcgtcgtcgacgcgcttgccaatgcgacggttccgcttcccgtcaaccgcaccgtcgctacgtatgtggcggttgagcgtccgagccgctgacgggtcggccccgcgcctcatcgcctctcatttcgttgtgtccggcgtgcccggtgcgtcccctgtgggacgggaatgggctcgggacgccggacaccgtatcggggcgcgccggacaaaaaagggctttggggcgcgcggctgggaacgtttttttgtccggcgcgccccaaatccctttgggggacggtttaggggacgcgactggcGATGCTCTAAGAAGGTAGCGGCAGCCCTGGGTTCCACTTCCACGGAGCGATACACCACACGACGGAACCAGCTCCTCTAACGTGCTGAAGAGAAGTCACCTAGCTACAGTAGTAGGCTAGTGTAAATCTGTGAAGTAAAGTCAGAGAACTGTAGCGTTTACTGTACATTGTGTTTTGCAGCTAATCACTGTACATAATTACTGTAGCACAAATGCCTAAACTAAAAAAAATACTTCATAATTTTCAAGGCAAGTAATAAATGTTAGTATATATCGCAAATTTGTTGTATACAGATTAATTTAAATCGGTTTAGACTTAAAACTTACATTTTCTGAAGAAGCAAAGTTAGAGTATTGCCCTTCTCTAACTTTGCTTCAGTACGTCAGAGGATCCAGCTCCCCACACGACGAGGGGGAATATTCACCAGAAGATTGCGTTCAGCTGGAGCACAAGCACATACTAACAAGGAGCTACAGGGAAAGTGGTAGTGGGTTTGATGCCGGGAAGATAGTGATGGACCAGACATGACAAGCAAAGGCCTGCAACTACGAGTCCAAAACCGAACAGTCTTATTCCCTCTGCCATGCCGAACAACTGGTGCTGCAGCAGTATTCAGCTCCAAGCAAAGAGCCGTAAGCTTCTTTAATCTTTAAAGAACGCTAAGGCAGAACACTAAAAAAAAACAATTGCCGAAACAGCTGCTATAAACACAGCACTGCCCTATGATACATAACGAAAGCGCATCACGGATGCACAGCACATAGCATTATAGCAAACAGCACAAGATTGCAGCGCCGACAAGGGCCACAGACAGACATAGCATGTTAAATTTGTCCTCATAATATAGCCAGATTATGATATAGAGGTCTCCTTTAAGTCGAACATACCCGACAGTACTTCATAAGACATTAAACAGCTCCTAAGGCTAAGTTCCAGCTAAGTCaagcacaaaaaaaaaagaaaccatcACGAAAGGGTCATCACATGACTTCACCCTTCAGACACAGCCACGGCCTCCACAAACTGCAGACAACAGGATCACCAATCCATCTAAGGGCGGGCTCAGTTCTCCTCATCCTCGTCCTCTTCAACCTCCTCGTCAGATGGCTGCAAACAAAAGGGAAAGCAATAATAAGGTACCAAAGTTATAAAAAAATCTGGCCAACAAAACTAACACTAGTTGCTTACTGAACTAGGACATTGTTTAAGGGTTTTAGTAGTCAACTAGTCATTGCTCACAGATGTATGTTTTACAGTTTTAGTAACAGCATAAGTGAGCAATGCCTTGTTGAAGTGTTTTAGTAGTCATTGCTCACAGATGTATGTTTTAGTAAACAGTATATGTGAGCAATGCCTACTTTAACAATATTCTTTTCTAGAATCAGATGACTgcaaaagaaaacagtaaaactgaCATGATAAACTtacctcttcatcatcgtcttcaaaCTCTTCAACCTCCTGCAATGAGAGATCTTTTAAGGACCCAGCATAATAAGAATATAAAATAAAACGATGCATCAAACCAAATAGAATACTAACATTGTTGAAATATTTCAAAGGGTTGGGCCACAAATCTTCTTTGATGATCTCCGCAACCTGCACAGTTCAAATCTTATAAACCAACCATACAAGGGATTAACAGCCACTAAGTTGCAAATGATCAAGATAAATCAATCACTGCAAGTTTCCTAAAAAAAGCTAACATTTCACAAAAGTTTCTGTTACCTCATCTTGCACCCCATCAGCAAGACTCTTGTGCTCAGTATCAGTAAACCAGGTGAAGAAACTGCAAAAAAAGAATCAGAAGAGAAGCTTTTTCAGATCTTGCCTACAAAGGTTTTCTAAATCACAAGAGATGCAACAAGGCTTACGCCAGAAAATGTTGTTCAACAACAGACTATCTAACCACAGGGTGATGTTTATTATAAACAAATATACATCTAATATTTAATATAGCAAATTAACATGTATATTTGGAGGCTTTTCCAAATGAGAACACCTACGAAATTCGCAGGGTTCCATTAGATTTCCACAAATTGCTATACATTGTAAATCACCAACGCATGAAAATGTATGTTGTTAATGGGATAAGCAAGAACGCTAATCATTGTGGCAAAAGATAGTGGCAAGGAAATGATTTCAAATACATTATTCACCTCGATCTATCATGGGAGAGGCAAGGGAGTAAACTAACCTTTCTTCAACCAATGGGCGCTTGTTGCCTTTCTTCTTAATTGCATTTCCATTAACTTCCTATGGGTACATATATATGGTTAAGAGCATTAGATTTTGTCCATCCAAACAGTGCTAAAATACAACTTTAGAGAGAGCAAAATACCATTCCTTCCTTCCACTTAATGGAAGTAGCATTTATTGTGGTTGTTCCATCATCAGCAAAGGCATATGACTTGACAAGCTTGCTGTCTTCAAAGTACGGATTCTCAGAGAAGTTCTGAAAGTTCAAAGAAAAGGGGATAATGAATATAAAGACAAAAGGCTGAACACTTCATCAAAGATAAGATGGTGCTATTTTCTTCAAAGGACACTTTATTCCCTTTCTTCACTAGGTACCTTGAGCATAGGTTGTGCTATTGTCAAATAAATCATTCTATATTTTGCACTTGCTATTTGCTTTTGCCCTAGGCACAGTGATGCAATGAAGACATCATAATTCACAAGAGAAAATGATACTTACAAGAGTGATGGAGTAGCCTGACTTGACATCTTTAGAATCATCCACATCAACAGAGTCCAAGTACTTGAACATCTATGATGAGAGAGAGATATTCAGAAACATGCATGTTAAATAGGTCCATACAAATCTAATAACTGCTCAAGATAATTTAGCCTTCTTTCTCATCGTCATGTGCGTGCTTGCACAATATTGCAATAATACAGAAATAAATTCCACACCAAAGAAATAAGATACCTTCTGATCCTCTTCAGTTAAAAGCTCGCTGAGAAGAGGATGACTTAGAAACTGTAAAGAGCAGATGACAGAATACATAAAAATGTGAGCATGTTGATCAACACTTGCAActatcaaacaaaaaaaaacatggaaGCTTATATATTGTGCAATATAGTAGTGTGCATACCGCTGTCAGCCAAAAGTCTGGGATTGTTTTGATGATGTCACACCTTCGAAGATAGACAGGTCTGCGAATCTCACTGTACTTCTGCTCGACCTCCAAAACCTTATCACTTGCTTCCTCATTAACCTGTGAGCAaaacataaaattaaaataagCCTACAGATATACATGTGCAGAGGGTTGTTCCCActgggaataaaaataaaatcaagtACAAAGAATGTTTTACGTAACACAAATTttaaaaacacaaaagaaattggATCAGTTTGAGCAATTATGGATGAAATCAACATTTCCTAAGATAGTGACGCGTCATATAAAATGAAAGGTGAAAAGAGACATTGGGGGATTAGACAGTAGCAACAACAAGACAGCAATCAATGAAACTGAACTCAGGTCAACAACAGGAATCCAGCACCCTACCATGGCCCAGGAAATTGTGGAACAGGCTGTTTATGCTGAATTTTGTTGCAAAAATTGCAATGTATCTTGGGCAATGTAAGCATGCCGAGTTTGTAGCAACCAAAGAAAATTGAATAACACAAGTTTTTCATGGAATAATCAGTGGAATTAAGTGTGCACGGGGAGCAAACAGAACATTTGCAAATGAACATAGCGTTGTCGTGAGTGTTGTGTCTTTGATTAGATTCCATAGCAGCAAGACGGCAGATGATGGCACCACCACTAGTCCATGCTTTGTGTATTTGACTGCATATAAAGCACCACATATGCACTTCCTATAATCGACCTTACCATTAATAATTGACTTTTAGATTCAAAATCTGGACACCAGTTTGAAACTGTTTACTAGAGGTTCATTTCAGACAGCCTGGTCAAAATCCTGTTTTTGCCCAGCCTTGGGAACTAATGGGAACGACAAATGAGCCTGTTTTTGCCCAACCTCGGAAGTAAACAGATTAAGGAACTAAGACTGGTCATAGCGGGTAGTATcaaatagtagtatcatgcatataataCTTGTGTGTGATACTATATCTATAGTGGGTAgtactatgatacagtatccacctatgttactctaaactCCTctatcctccttaattagctgccacaataATCATTTTTGTAGTACCTAatgtactagcactatggctagcctaataGGAATGACAAATGAGGGCCAGATTTAGTTCCGCAGTTACTTTCATCAGGGAACTTGAACTGAAAATCGTACCGACCTGAAGCTAGTTAAGTTACTCCAGATATCTTAAAATTATGGTTTAAATAGATTGGCAGACATATTATGTACAAAACATGCCAAACAAACATAGTGGTCAATGCAAATGAATTTAATGAAATATAGAATAGATGTTTTGTGTTGTTCAACAATAAAATGCTTACTGAACATACATGCCACCGTATGTGTAAACCTTCATCATGTGTCCACAGTGAAACATCCTAAATATTTGGTCATACAATCGAACACTGTAATATTTAAAACGCTGCCTGCCAGAACCTGCCAGGTGAATCAGACGATAGCACACGCCAGGCGCTGTAAACTAAGAGGTTAAATTGCGCTACGCAACCTTCTGAGGCGCAACTAGTATGGCTGCCCCCGCCCAGGGTAAATTCGCAGAGCCGAGAGTACATGGAGCGGGGGAATTGTACCAAACTCGCAATCACCAACCCATCCGTCAAATTGCTCTCAAATTCGACCCAGCCACCCGCTCCAAGCCTCCTAACCCGCTGCCTAATCCAGTTGTCCAGCCACCCCTGACCCTTTGAGGACGCACGAAACTAGATCGGGGAGTGGAGAGAGGAGCAGAGTAGAGGTGGTCACCTTCTCGAGCTCGTCCTGGATCTCCTGGAGCCTCTCGATGGACATGACGAGGGCGCCGTCGATCTGCTCGTTCtcgtcggcggcgtcggcgtcggtcTTGGCCTTCTTCCCCTTGTCCGCCGGCGCCGTCATGGTGGCTCCCCTCTAGGCTAGGGTTTTAGCCTCGGACCTGCGCCGCGCGAGCGAGAGGAGTGTGTGGGTGCGTTTGTTAGAAGCGGGCAAGCGAGAGGGAGGCGGAGCTGGGGGGAAAACAATGTGGAGCTGCGCCAGTTTTATAGCGGCCGGCGCGGAGATACGCGTCGGCTGGGTGCTGAGAAGGTTTGGAGTGGGCTGGGCCGTTGGATTCGCGTGGTCTTGTCTCTACTCGGGGGTTttgtaaaaccctaaccctaaggttCGGGGGCGGGGGTCTTGGATCGGAGAATTTTGGCCGCAGGCCCGCCCCATTGCTTGGGCCAGGTACACGCACGCAACTTAAAATAAATTTATTACACACGATTTATGTCTGCGTAAATTTGAATATGTTTTACAAACCGTGTAAATTTGAGTGCGTTTTACAACATTGCCGCCCTGAGGGAGACCCAAGGGTTCAGTGTTATGCCCAACAACAAAGACAACATCGCTGATGGAAGCCAAGGGAGCACCACGAAGGAGCGCATCACCATCTTTctggtcactactaggaaaaggcttataggccTCGagctaccaccggcgcaccaaaaaagcGTTGTGTCGGTGCTATATTGCCGCTAACGCACCAAATGTACGGGTGTCGGTGTACCAAAAACTTTTTGCGTTAGGGGTAAGGgtcgctgttgtgggtatacttcatgaatgtaccatcgacagtgcataGATcctgcaagcccgggtggcccacagatagtGGTGGTGGCTTACGGCCCACCGGGCGGCCTAGTTGATGTTGATCAAGATGAAAGAAGTCCAGTCTAGGAAGGAGCCGAATCTAGCCCAACCTACGCCAGGAGTCGGATCCGCCAAGGCCCATTAAGGTAGCCGGATTCGGTACGATGTTTTAGGTagtaggcggatccttgacgtgcatgacaatgtaatattccgtagttaggcaagatTGTATTCCGGCTAAGActctccatagaaaccctagatcttggcgcctttataagtcagatcctgggagccctagaggcacaaccacaactcattgtaacaacgcgaaagcgcccagataattccagacaagcaacagtaggcccTATCTCCGAGTAGCGTGTTCCAAAGCTCGGTAaaccgcgtaccaccatcccaatggctctccgccctatggcccctacttcttccccccttcgtgaggatccctcctccggggtaccgtcgaataggcaacgtcagttggcacccaccgtggggccagcggcgtctggatgccagaaccgggagggttctacctttggaggcatcggcgacaccatcaTCGTGGGGCGCGTCTTGTATGCCGACAAATTTTCGATCGTCCCGcctgacgagtgctggattccggctaggacagacCCCGTGAAGCTCTCCATCATTCCGATCgacgggatacacatcttcatcggcgagaccgtcgattccgacggaaacgcactggtaagtactgCAGTTATGACCGTCGCTTAGCAGGATGCAGCtgcaaagatccgatctgagatgctggAACCTTCTTCGGaaaattccgccttagatctggaaatttcaaaccccacccaatccgcccctgagcagaaaACAGCGGTGGCAGACCAATGCAGATTGCCTGggtttcccaggtgttagagaagtagaggtgccacttcgtgcacttcctcgcacacacAGCGGGATCCACCCCtcctcgggaaggtgttggacccATGCAGaaagaggatgccggagacagCAACAAATCCGAGCACCAGGAAGGTGCCAGAGATAATGATGACTCAATTCTCGACAGCCTCAACCCGTTCTCAGATGATGTTTCTCCCATGGCTTCGGAAGAGTACGATAGGTACTACAAGGAGCTAGAAGACGCAGAGAAAGAGGATGGTGAATCATCTCCGCCAAAGTAGGTCTTCGCGACCTTGGCCGGCATTGATGACGATGAGGATGACGACCCAGAGAAGACTTCATCTCGCGCTAAAATTCCTGCTCCAGCCCAGCCGGAGGCACCGCCGCGGGTTCATTCCCGTCAGATGCCGGAGCCATCGCAGGGACGGAGCCTGAAGTTCTATGAAGGGATGGCAGCCGACACGCTCGTGGAAATAGCAGGTCGACGTGGAGAACACGTTCAGCAGAAAGAGATTCTGATGACCCCAATCACCCCAGAGGTGGCTGCGGATGTGGAAGCTCTTGAAGCTAAGCGTAAACAACTCCTGGCGGAATCTGAAAACATAGTCAAGGTCACATCATCAGTCCTAGAGGACAAGATGGAAACCGACACGCTTTACGAGCAGGCCGTAGAAAGCGGGCGCTTGGCGGAGGAAGAATATGTGAAGGCTAGAGAGCTTGCAGAAGAGTGGAAGAATAAAGTCAAAGAAACCCATGAGGAAGCGAGGCAGATGTGAAAAGAAGCTATCTGccccctgataacccacaagtataggggatcgcagcagtcttcgcgggtagtaaaacccaatttattgattcgacacaaggggagacaaagaatacttgaaagccttaacagcggagttgtcaattcagctgcactggaaacagacttgctcgcaagagtttatcgatagtaacagctttatagcagatagcggtagtgaaataacgacagcgagtaacgagacaagcagtagtgattatagtaaacagcaggattaaaatactgtaggcacggggacggataacgggcgttgcatggatgagagaaactcatgtaacaattaagcagggcatttgcagataataataaaacggtgtctaagtacaaagcaatcaataggcatgtgttccaattataggcaAGATTGTATTCCGGCTaagactctccgtagaaaccctagatcttaGCGCCTTTATAAGtcagatcctgggagccctagaggcacaaccacaactcattgtaacaacgcgaaagcgcccagataattccaaacAAGCAACAGTAGGCTCTATCTCCTAGTAgcatgttccgaagctgggtaaaccgcgtaccaccatcccaatggctctccgccctatggcccctacttcttacccttcgtgaggatccctcctccggagtaccgtcgaataggcaacgacagttggcacccaccgtggggccagcggcgtctggatgccaaaaccgggagggttctaccttcggaggcatcggcgacaccatcgtCGTGGGGCGCGTCTTGTATGCCGACAAATTTCCGATCGTCCcaccggacgagtgctggattccggctaggacagaccccgtcaagctctccatcattccGATCgacgggatacacatcttcatcggcgagaccgtcgattccgatgaaaacgcactggtaagtactaCAGTTATGACCGTCGCTGAGCAGGATGCAGCtgcaaagatccgatctgagatgctggAACCTTCTTCGGaaaattccgccttagatctggaaatttcaaaccccacccaatccgcccctgagcagaaaACAGCGGTGGTAGACCAATGCAGATTGCCTGggtttcccaggtgttagagaagtagaggtgccacttcgtgcacttcctcgcacacacAGCGGGATCCACCCCTCCTCGGGAAGGTGCTGGACCCATGCAGaaagaggatgccggagacagCAACAAATCCGAGCACAAGGAAGGTGCCAGAGATAATGATGACTCAATTCTCGACAACCTCAACCCGTTCTCAGATGACGTTTCTCCCATGGCTTCGGAAGAGTATGAGAGGTACTACAAGGAGCTGGAAGACGCAGAGAAAGAGGATGGTGAATCATCTCCACCAAAGTAGGTCTTCGCGACCTTGGCCGGCATTGATGACGATGAGGATGACGACCCAGAGAAGACTCCGTCTCGCGCTGAAATTCCGGCTCCAGCCCAGCCGGAGGCACCGCCGCGGGTTCATTCCCGTCAGATGCCGGAGCCATCGCAGGGCCGGAGCCTGAAGTTCTATGAAGGGATGGCAGCCGACACGCTCGTGGAAATAGCAGGTCGACGTGGAGAACACGTTCAGCAGAAAGAGATTCTGATGACCCCAATCACCCCAGAGGTAGCTGCGGATGTGGAAGCTCTTGAAGCTAAGCGTAAACAACTCCTGGCGGAATGCGAAAACATAGTCAAGGTCACATCATCAGTCCTAGAGGACAAGATGGAAACCGACAGGCTTTATGAGCAGGCCGTAGAAAACGGGCGCTTGGCGGAGGAAGAATATGTGAAGGCTAGAGAGCTTGCAGAAGAGTGGAAGAATAAAGTCAAAGAAACCCATGAGGAAGCGAGGCATATGTGAAAAGAAGCTATCCGCCCCcgcaacatcaactttgacagcgCAGCTCGCCACAAGCCTCTggcaactccaaaggacaacatgaaaAAAAGCGGCGGAGCTCCTGGCCAAGGACAATGACCAGATCGACATTGAGCATCTGTGAACAATCATCGCCACGGCCatgaagcaacagagcaaggcgAATACTTCACGCAGATTGGAATCTAACCCCGGAGGCATGTGTGTCTACAGCGCAGAAGCAGCCTACTGAAAATTCAAGGGAGCACCGCAATGATCAATCACGCACTAGATCAACGGAGCGTCGGAGAAAGACCAGGGAGCACCCAAATCTGATCCCCATACATTCGGGTACTCCTCCTAGGGATAAATCCAAGGggaaggatgcgatgtactctgGCAAAGATAAGTACCGGAACCCATCACCGCCAAGGAACTAGTATGCGCCTTCACGCCCTCGCCAGCGAAGTCCTGCCGGAAACGCCGGACCCCGTGGGCCGGGCGGAATTAATATCCGTGACAACGTTGAGCCAAGGAGAAGCCGAAACAAAGAACACGCACCTGAGTCCCGGAAAATCCGTAACGAAGAATGGGCACCTGAGCCCAGGCAACCTCGGCATGAAGGAGGCAGCCGCCAAGATGTCAAAGGTAGCCACCGCAGCTGGAGCCAACACCGCCAGGAAGGACGTGGAGAGTCTGACA includes:
- the LOC124687936 gene encoding NAP1-related protein 2; amino-acid sequence: MTAPADKGKKAKTDADAADENEQIDGALVMSIERLQEIQDELEKVNEEASDKVLEVEQKYSEIRRPVYLRRCDIIKTIPDFWLTAFLSHPLLSELLTEEDQKMFKYLDSVDVDDSKDVKSGYSITLNFSENPYFEDSKLVKSYAFADDGTTTINATSIKWKEGMEVNGNAIKKKGNKRPLVEESFFTWFTDTEHKSLADGVQDEVAEIIKEDLWPNPLKYFNNEVEEFEDDDEEPSDEEVEEDEDEEN